A stretch of the Teredinibacter haidensis genome encodes the following:
- a CDS encoding metallophosphoesterase: protein MVHQGFDIIGDVHGCGSTLERLLQELGYIDTASTGHWPVYAHATRKAIFLGDIVDRGPRIRESLHIVKAMVDAGAAQCLLGNHEYNALAYTTPAPEGSGKTYVREHNKRHNWLIAETLNQFAGYPEEWRMFLDWFHTLPVFIEFDTFRAVHACWDGEFIAEFRCKYPENNVISRLFVEESAIKGSFPQRFLDRLTRGTDLTLPEGRHITGRDGLERKAFRTKFWADSPETFQDVAFQPDPLPADIGSLPLNTEQKRSLLSYSETEKPVFVGHYWLQGEPEPVKKNLACLDYSAVKYGRLACYRYDGETQLDKSKFVWINVTQDLRNTDTP, encoded by the coding sequence ATGGTACATCAAGGCTTTGATATTATTGGCGACGTTCACGGCTGCGGGTCTACACTCGAGCGATTGCTGCAGGAACTGGGCTATATCGATACGGCGTCGACGGGTCACTGGCCGGTCTATGCGCACGCAACACGCAAAGCAATTTTCCTCGGCGATATTGTCGATAGGGGGCCGCGAATACGAGAGTCCCTGCATATTGTAAAAGCGATGGTGGATGCAGGCGCCGCCCAATGTCTGTTGGGCAATCACGAATATAATGCCCTGGCTTACACCACACCGGCACCGGAGGGCAGTGGCAAAACCTATGTTCGCGAGCACAATAAACGTCACAACTGGTTGATAGCCGAAACGCTAAATCAATTTGCAGGCTATCCAGAAGAGTGGCGTATGTTCCTCGATTGGTTTCACACCTTGCCAGTCTTTATTGAGTTCGATACTTTTCGCGCCGTTCACGCCTGTTGGGACGGGGAGTTTATCGCTGAGTTTCGGTGTAAATACCCAGAAAATAACGTCATATCAAGGCTGTTCGTAGAAGAATCAGCCATAAAGGGGAGCTTTCCTCAAAGATTTCTAGATCGTCTAACAAGGGGAACAGATCTGACTCTTCCGGAAGGCAGGCACATTACCGGACGAGATGGTTTGGAGCGCAAGGCGTTTCGTACGAAATTCTGGGCAGATTCTCCAGAAACCTTTCAAGATGTCGCCTTTCAACCGGATCCACTACCAGCCGATATTGGCTCTCTGCCCCTCAATACTGAACAAAAGCGTTCACTGTTGTCTTATAGTGAAACCGAAAAACCCGTTTTCGTCGGGCACTATTGGCTACAGGGCGAACCGGAACCCGTGAAGAAAAATCTCGCTTGCCTAGATTACAGCGCCGTCAAGTATGGCCGTTTGGCATGTTATCGCTACGATGGCGAAACTCAATTGGATAAATCCAAATTTGTCTGGATAAATGTCACTCAGGATTTACGCAATACCGATACACCCTAA
- a CDS encoding NAD(+) kinase, translating into MTAFKTIGLIGRLASTSTQYSISRLVSFLSKQQVEILLDDETSSVLPDGGYEIASRNELALRCDLIIVVGGDGSLLSAARAFAGHNVHILGINRGRLGFLTDISPEEIEYKVGEVLDGKYLKEERFLLDCRLLRDDTELSSGLALNDVVIHPGKFIRMIEFELYIDDEFVYRQRSDGLIISSPTGSTAYALSGGGPIMHPNLDAMALVPLYPHTLSSRPIVVRGSSIVRLIVSEDNNLNPLVTCDGQSQTMSQPGDEVIITKSEKSLSLIHPEGHNFYETCRSKLGWASHTGNP; encoded by the coding sequence ATGACTGCATTTAAAACGATTGGCCTAATCGGCCGTCTCGCCAGTACCAGTACGCAATATTCTATCAGCCGACTTGTTTCCTTTCTAAGCAAACAGCAGGTTGAAATATTGTTAGATGACGAAACCTCGTCAGTATTGCCCGATGGCGGGTATGAGATAGCAAGCCGAAACGAGTTGGCGCTACGATGTGACCTTATTATTGTTGTCGGGGGCGATGGGAGTTTGCTCTCGGCAGCCCGAGCTTTTGCCGGGCATAACGTTCACATATTAGGAATCAATCGTGGCAGGCTTGGATTTCTTACGGATATCTCTCCTGAAGAGATCGAATATAAAGTTGGCGAAGTTCTTGATGGGAAGTATTTAAAGGAAGAGCGGTTTCTACTTGATTGTCGGCTGTTGCGCGACGATACCGAGCTGTCCAGTGGTCTTGCCTTGAACGATGTAGTCATACACCCGGGCAAATTTATTCGTATGATTGAGTTCGAACTGTATATAGACGACGAGTTCGTATACCGACAGCGGTCGGACGGCCTGATTATTTCCTCGCCCACAGGCTCAACAGCCTATGCGCTCAGTGGCGGTGGCCCAATTATGCACCCGAACCTGGATGCCATGGCGCTGGTTCCACTATACCCCCATACGCTAAGTAGTCGTCCGATTGTCGTTCGCGGGAGCAGTATAGTCCGGTTGATAGTCTCGGAAGATAACAATCTGAACCCGTTAGTAACCTGCGACGGCCAGAGCCAGACTATGTCGCAGCCGGGTGATGAGGTCATCATTACTAAATCCGAAAAAAGCTTAAGCTTGATTCACCCAGAGGGGCATAATTTTTACGAAACTTGTCGCTCAAAATTGGGGTGGGCTAGCCATACGGGGAATCCCTGA